Proteins from a genomic interval of Salvelinus sp. IW2-2015 linkage group LG14, ASM291031v2, whole genome shotgun sequence:
- the casp8ap2 gene encoding CASP8-associated protein 2 isoform X2: MEGDLMDEVYGDLSQDHHNTTAAFNEDSVDIYFGLESPKMNSNSERNYTLLSPQNLKYMDLYEEIITEEQQDRESSYNELRTRFNAAQSQVDELMRRLQQTETQNTTLNTENSRLKKNICALIKTAKMEVVRKDEEINRLSQSFRPRRGPVVHHQSQMNCLRNQIPTRQNPTEQSQPSQPQVPTRLNPTGPSPPIQPPGPRKDCVVKDLSQLLCKDRDVVHPLLPPTPSDATVFRPPLLDATVLRPPLPVTSKTARGDSEALVKRTVSSSSQDSVIRHPTRELGPSDEPKQTKHREGGGENPRLPDSKEQRKCNSKSSKYPRLSDVEVCRRSERAKNPTSDILHCSASSNRTSEGLSKDCAAYQSKGSSRHYKELRRDKDDDNRHSRSTKDISSNRKHAYLNQASVTERSSESFNRKGGTSPPRDHRRKEERRREDEIRKEKNRSKKSGERKSTCTEKRRTKESDRCSTDVSKDKTMDNSKVGGQKTDEKSELLPSEAKVAEKSSVEENGPNRKLSFMETLNLTLSPVKKPRQPAETKEQEGTPPEELPDDQSAEDSGQPDLDELIILDEINSSVVQSSSEISMPSEPESINLRHTDKEPCQDASKGLAEATVAKKQPKCQLEVEDTIVQDVSEGRPELPEATVDQRTEPTTPEPLRKICVSARDCDIVLRTPLKCRPEQCASANNICESEDFTAAAVTATTVTGNCGNNSNNGTGLSSNGFTPDHSMENETPSALVCKSQAVETVTQVPPAAAVCVGNPAVEGVPGKEQSESLQLPLPASVISNSSLDVTAEVQDISKHGVSSTISMEVIPEICITSEIVNDVTEIPLECVKEKAVVEQSSPLSSIAVSKVSSTTGEVAPSAQHNSGLSQTPKKSLNSEPENEDVNVETSSSIPLAHDEDSMRLTLSSLKGIPDAISPLTSPVRPMRKSHQPPCHSKPAYVKSLRKELTSAAGDPNSKKLDVNMENKNPGLSIASATQQNVDWASVRSSSPEDELEEGEILSEGEEPPITPSSPAKTVRPTSTVKSQQIPKSSPRLSKKSPEEQGNSKLLSKTLSSPVGSPMSKARYKTVQPPLPKAALCTVEEVMAMFVKIRYACRKKYMKLRSTFSKERFCGVMDMSLDSFTDFVDSVSFTKLCSQEDDLKVKLKNNILSVLSKLSNNGIVNRIFDQEPLNMKSKLWEFVNVQLDFLFKEIQTALRSVCKSSNGNQSAGAEKRDLSLSKQPVKSPKQPVKSPKQPVKSPKQPVKSPKQPVKSPKQPVKSSVSTASKLKRPQGAVQKTNCVSRTSASKRPREELTECVEPNIKRTRAQTLPPCKTGLGRGKNIKMSFEEDKESEPQTSDHPLMQPPMQPPLQHGLEILPSNSSSSVEKTAAYVRRLSQNGSLHDKSDFEILTEQQASNLTFNLVTDSQMGEIFKCLLQGSDLLETSVSAGDNQGWPLGTPRKGERFRGVTTPSKVGTTTKVGTPSKVIATWSSISPCKFSSPNSKVQIPLNPALLDESCMLEVPSSLPEDKRTSQSSVFSQRSYSILAEDLAVSLTIPSPLKSDNHLSFLHPANVEPTSAPDSVISAHFSEDALMDGEDATEQDIHLALDTDNSSGASSGGGRTREAPVNPLFHFKPHLPMQAVVMEKSNDHFIVRIRHANTSPDINSNNSSINFSNLGNNSTSLVVKPTCLGVKSTSQGVNSSSPGSVKSTYPGNNSTNPDTNSSYPCVNSTSPQVNCTNPGIYPTSADINPRAVSSPQTPPGEEQHGKDKAHPTGKTPSKTHFSEASPPFYLSTSTETASALSSPCLTIIEDTPERDHSKGKTGKKRTKHHVEMKAKRPKKEVIPEKIKHKKKSSKSAKGKETRSSRRERSKVTTPPQSTPSPNSLSAKNIIIKKGAVVVTWTRDEDRDILLSLKMKGASPGTFSALSEKMNKTPAQIAERFSQLMKLFKKKKMAS, from the exons ATGGAGGGGGATTTGATGGATGAAGTGTATGGTGACCTCAGCCAAGACCACCATA ACACCACAGCAGCTTTCAATGAAGATTCTGTGGATATTTATTTTGGTTTAGAAAGTCCAAAGATGAATTCAAATTCAG AAAGGAACTACACACTCCTCTCACCACAGAATCTGAAATATATGGACTTATATGAAGAAATCATAACAGAGGAACAGCAGGATAGAGAGTCTTCCTACAATGAG TTGAGGACAAGATTCAATGCAGCACAAAGCCAAGTTGATGAGTTAATGAGAAGGTTGCAGCAGACTGAAACACAG AATACAACGCTGAACACCGAGAACAGCCGTCTGAAGAAGAACATCTGTGCGCTCATCAAAACAGCTAAAATGGAGGTTGTGCGGAAGGACGAGGAGATAAATAGGTTGAGCCAAAG TTTCAGGCCAAGGAGGGGTCCTGTAGTTCACCATCAATCTCAGATGAACTGCCTGAGAAATCAAATTCCAACCAGACAGAATCCTACGGAGCAGTCACAACCTAGCCAACCACAAGTTCCAACCAGACTGAATCCTACGGGGCCGTCTCCACCAATCCAACCACCGGGTCCTAGAAAGGATTGTGTTGTAAAGGATCTTAGCCAGCTCCTCTGTAAAGACAGAGATGTGGTccacccccttctccctccaaCCCCCTCTGATGCAACAGTTTTCCGACCACCTCTTCTTGATGCAACAGTTCTCAGACCACCTCTTCCTGTCACTTCAAAGACAGCTAGAGGAGATTCAGAAGCTCTCGTGAAACGCACTGTTAGTAGTTCCAGCCAGGACTCTGTGATTAGACACCCTACACGTGAACTTGGCCCGTCAGACGAGCCGAAACAAACCAAGCACAGAGAAGGCGGAGGTGAAAATCCCAGGCTGCCCGACTCAAAGGAGCAGCggaaatgtaactccaagtcaagcAAATACCCTCGTCTCTCAGATGTTGAAGTATGCAGGAGATCAGAGCGGGCTAAAAATCCAACCTCAGACATTTTGCATTGCAGTGCTTCCTCTAACCGCACTTCTGAAGGATTGTCTAAAGATTGTGCAGCCTATCAATCAAAAGGTTCTAGTCGGCATTATAAGGAGCTCAGGCGTGATAAGGATGATGATAATAGGCATAGTAGAAGTACTAAAGACATTTCCTCTAACAGAAAGCACGCCTATTTGAATCAAGCCAGTGTCACTGAACGATCCAGTGAATCTTTTAATCGCAAGGGAGGGACAAGTCCTCCAAGGGACCAtcgaaggaaagaggagagaagaagagaggatgagatcAGAAAAGAAAAGAATAGATCAAAAAAATCAGGAGAAAGAAAAAGCACTTGTACAGAGAAAAGAAGAACAAAGGAAAGTGACCGATGCAGTACGGACGTAAGTAAGGACAAGACAATGGACAACAGTAAAGTCGGGGGGCAAAAGACAGATGAGAAGTCTGAATTGCTTCCATCTGAGGCTAAAGTGGCCGAGAAAAGCTCTGTAGAGGAAAACGGTCCAAACAGAAAGTTAAGTTTCATGGAAACTCTGAATCTTACCCTGTCACCAGTTAAAAAACCAAGACAGCCTGCTGAAACCAAGGAACAGGAGGGCACACCACCTGAGGAACTTCCTGACGACCAGTCAGCGGAAGACAGCGGACAGCCTGATCTAGACGAATTAATAATCTTAGACGAAATCAACAGTAGTGTGGTACAGTCCTCTTCAGAAATCTCAATGCCTTCAGAACCTGAAAGTATTAACCTTAGACATACAGACAAAGAACCTTGTCAGGATGCTAGCAAAGGTCTGGCTGAGGCCACAGTGGCCAAAAAGCAACCTAAGTGCCAGTTAGAAGTGGAAGACACTATTGTCCAAGATGTCTCAGAAGGTAGGCCTGAGCTGCCGGAGGCCACAGTGGATCAGAGGACTGAACCCACCACACCAGAACCTCTCAGGAAGATTTGTGTTTCAGCTCGAGACTGTGACATTGTTTTGAGAACTCCACTGAAATGCAGACCTGAACAATGTGCCTCTGCAAATAACATTTGTGAGTCTGAGgattttactgctgctgctgtcactgctactactgttactggGAATTGTGGAAACAATTCAAATAATGGCACTGGCCTATCTTCTAACGGATTTACCCCTGACCAttcaatggaaaatgaaactcCCAGTGCTTTGGTCTGTAAAAGTCAAGCTGTTGAAACAGTGACACAAGTTccacctgctgctgctgtctgtgtgggaAATCCTGCTGTTGAAGGTGTTCCAGGAAAAGAACAATCGGAATCTCTGCAATTGCCACTGCCTGCCTCTGTTATTTCAAATTCTAGTCTAGATGTGACGGCGGAGGTGCAAGATATTTCCAAGCATGGTGTTTCCAGTACGATTAGCATGGAGGTAATTCCAGAGATCTGCATTACATCTGAGATCGTTAATGATGTCACAGAGATACCTCTGGAGTGTGTGAAAGAGAAAGCTGTTGTGGAACAAAGTTCACCGTTGAGCAGTATTGCCGTGTCTAAGGTGAGCAGCACAACAGGAGAGGTTGCACCATCAGCACAGCACAACAGTGGTTTGTCACAAACACCAAAGAAGTCCCTCAATTCTGAGCCAGAGAATGAGGATGTGAATGTCGAGACCTCTAGCTCCATTCCATTGGCCCATGATGAGGACTCGATGAGGCTTACACTGAGCAGCCTTAAAGGTATTCCAGATGCCATCAGCCCACTCACAAGCCCAGTCCGTCCAATGAGGAAAAGCCATCAGCCGCCATGTCACAGCAAACCTGCTTACGTCAAGAGTCTTCGCAAAG AGTTGACCAGTGCTGCTGGGGATCCCAATTCAAAGAAGTTGGATGTGAATATGGAGAACAAGAATCCTGGCCTCTCCATTGCAAGTgctacacaacaaaatgtggattggGCTTCTGTCCGTTCTTCCAGCCCTGAGGATGAATTGGAAGAGGGAGAAATTCTTAGTGAAGGGGAAGAACCTCCAATCACGCCAAGTTCTCCAGCCAAAACGGTTAGACCCACAAGCACTGTTAAAAGTCAACAAATTCCCAAGTCATCCCCTAGACTTTCCAAGAAGTCGCCTGAAGAGCAAGGGAATTCTAAACTCCTAAGTAAAACCTTGAGTTCACCAGTTGGAAGCCCCATGTCAAAAGCTCGCTATAAAACTGTTCAACCTCCGTTACCCAAAGCTGCCTTGTGTACCGTGGAGGAGGTTATGGCCATGTTTGTAAAGATCCGCTATGCGTGCAGGAAAAAGTACATGAAGCTTCGTTCAACCTTCTCTAAGGAACGCTTCTGCGGTGTTATGGACATGTCCCTTGACTCTTTTACAGACTTTGTTGATAGTGTTAGCTTCACTAAACTATGCAGCCAAGAAGATGACCTCAAAGTGAAACTGAAGAATAACATACTGTCTGTTTTGAGTAAGTTATCAAATAATGGCATTGTCAACCGCATCTTTGACCAGGAACCACTTAATATGAAGTCGAAGCTGTGGGAATTTGTGAATGTGCAGTTAGACTTCTTATTCAAGGAAATTCAGACTGCTCTGAGAAGTGTTTGCAAATCCTCAAATGGAAACCAGTCTGCAGGAGCTGAAAAAAGGGACTTGAGTCTCTCCAAGCAGCCAGTGAAGTCCCCCAAGCAGCCAGTGAAGTCCCCCAAGCAGCCAGTGAAGTCCCCCAAGCAGCCAGTGAAGTCCCCCAAGCAGCCAGTGAAGTCCCCCAAGCAGCCAGTGAAGTCATCGGTGTCCACAGCCTCTAAACTTAAAAGACCGCAGGGAGCGGTACAAAAAACGAATTGTGTGTCCAGAACATCTGCAAGTAAAAGACCGCGAGAGGAATTAACAGAGTGTGTTGAACCCAACATAAAAAGAACCAGGGCTCAGACTCTCCCCCCTTGCAAAACCGGTCTTGGAAGAGGCAAAAAtattaaaatgtcatttgaaGAAGATAAGGAATCAGAGCCTCAAACCTCAGATCATCCTCTTATGCAACCTCCAATGCAACCTCCTTTGCAACACGGGTTAGAGATCTTACCATCAAACAGCTCTTCATCTGTTGAGAAAACAGCAGCCTATGTTCGCCGGCTGTCTCAAAATGGCTCACTCCATGACAAGTCTGACTTCGAAATCCTCACAGAACAGCAAGCCTCCAACCTAACATTCAACCTGGTGACAGACTCCCAGATGGGAGAGATCTTCAAGTGTCTCTTACAAGGGTCTGATCTGCTAGAAACTAGTGTCTCAGCTGGCGACAATCAGGGCTGGCCTCTTGGTACTCCTCGCAAAGGAGAGCGCTTCCGAGGCGTTACCACCCCAAGCAAAGTTGGTACCACAACCAAAGTTGGTACTCCCTCTAAAGTCATTGCCACATGGTCTTCTATTTCACCTTGCAAGTTTTCCTCTCCAAATTCAAAAGTCCAAATTCCACTAAATCCAGCTCTGTTGGATGAGAGTTGCATGTTAGAGGTGCCCTCCAGCCTACCAGAAGACAAAAGGACATCACAGTCCAGTGTGTTCTCGCAGAGATCTTATTCCATTTTGGCAGAAGATCTGGCTGTCTCCCTCACAATTCCTTCGCCTCTCAAGTCTGACAATCACCTCAGCTTCTTGCACCCAGCCAACGTGGAGCCCACGTCTGCTCCAGATAGTGTCATCAGTGCACACTTCAGTGAGGATGCTCTTATGGATGGGGAAGATGCTACAGAGCAGGACATTCACCTTGCCCTGGACACRGACAACTCCAGCGGTGCRTCAAGCGGTGGTGGCAGGACYAGGGAGGCTCCTGTTAACCCCYTGTTTCACTTCAAGCCTCACTTGCCCATGCAGGCAGTAGTGATGGAGAAGTCAAATGATCATTTCATTGTGAGGATACGGCATGCAAACACCAGCCCAGACATCAACTCCAACAACTCAA GCATCAACTTCTCCAACCTAGGCAACAACTCCACCAGCCTAGTGGTCAAGCCCACATGCCTAGGAGTTAAATCAACAAGCCAAGGAGTCAACTCTTCAAGCCCAGGAAGTGTAAAATCTACCTACCCAGGAAATAACTCCACCAACCCAGACACAAACTCAAGCTACCCATGTGTCAACTCCACAAGCCCACAAGTCAACTGCACCAACCCAGGCATCTACCCCACAAGTGCAGACATCAATCCAAGGGCTGTCTCAAGCCCTCAAACACCACCAGGAGAAGAACAACATGGCAAAGACAAAGCTCATCCCACAGGAAAAACTCCTTCTAAAACCCATTTTTCAGAGGCCAGTCCTCCTTTCTACCTTTCCACAAGCACCGAAACAGCATCTGCGCTATCTTCACCATGCCTCACCATCATAGAAGACACACCGGAGAGAGACCACAGCAAGGGTAAGACCGGGAAAAAGAGGACAAAGCACCATGTTGAAATGAAAGCAAAGCGGCCTAAAAAGGAGGTGATCCCTGAGAAGATCAAGCATAAAAAGAAGTCCTCAAAAAGTGCCAAAGGAAAGGAGACTAGAAgctccaggagagagagaagtaaagtcACTACTCCGCCCCAATCTACCCCATCACCCAACAGCCTGTCTGCCAAGAATATCATCATAAAAAAGGGTGCAGTGGTGGTGACTTGGACAAG GGATGAAGACCGAGATATTCTCCTCTCGCTGAAGATGAAAGGTGCCTCTCCGGGTACTTTCTCTGCCCTATCGGAGAAGATGAACAAGACACCCGCTCAG ATTGCAGAGAGATTTTCTCAGCTGATGAAGCTTTTTAAGAAGAAGAAGATGGCAAGTTGA